The Victivallaceae bacterium genome contains a region encoding:
- the yidD gene encoding membrane protein insertion efficiency factor YidD: MTKIFIITIRAYQRLISPFLLHHCRFFPSCSEYAVQALSVKGLFKGTFLILKRILKCGPWSSGGLDVVPSMSLEESISFSNENRKKTDIES; encoded by the coding sequence ATGACAAAAATATTCATCATTACGATTCGCGCCTATCAACGATTGATCTCCCCTTTCCTACTTCATCATTGTCGATTTTTTCCTTCTTGCTCCGAATACGCCGTCCAAGCCCTTTCCGTAAAAGGTCTATTTAAAGGGACTTTTTTAATCCTTAAAAGAATCCTGAAATGCGGGCCTTGGAGTTCAGGAGGACTTGACGTTGTCCCTTCAATGTCTTTGGAGGAATCTATTTCTTTTAGCAATGAAAACCGCAAAAAAACCGACATCGAATCCTGA